The nucleotide sequence agCTTAATTTGATACACTCAAATTCTAAATTGAGATTCCCGAAATGGTTAGATGTAGGtggtataatttaaatattttagcCAAGAATGAAAGCCAAACCAAATACATCAAATACCATTAGTGAAAATgcttttcaattataattttatggTAAAATATTTAATCCTTAACTCCTAAACTTcatttcttaacctaacctaacctaacccacaaAGCTGTGTCCTACTCATTTTTCattaatgtaaatttgattagtgATAAGATAACGTAATGTCAAATTTGTTAACAGGTAATATGTAAACTTCTATTGACCTGGAATAGCTACCAATAGGCTATAAATTGAAAATTAGCAGCTAAGCATTAAAAACTTTAAGGATTTCCATCTAATAATATTATTTCCATGCACACCTATGCTATAACTTGTAAAATCAAGCTGGGGACATCCAATTGCATAGCCCGAGTTAATTTAACTTTACATAGCCTATGTAGGATTAAAGATTGAATAGGATAGTTATGCAAATAGAtggtactgtaaatatatacaatattactaCTCGTTAGACAATTCTATTTCCATAACATATCTAGAAAGTTGGGTTACAGTTCATAGAATATGCAAAAGTGTTTTAACCTAACCCAACCGACCTACAGTAATCCACCCTACTCTACCGTAACCTAACTTaactattaaagaaatttaggtATTTGTGTAGACTGTTGGGTCACCTGGCCTGTTGCTCGCATAGAAAACTAGAATTTCTTATATCCGTGTCCATCGTCACCCATATTTTATTGTATCTACGAGTATGTTGGTTAATGAACTAACGCTGATTATTCACTTACTGTTTTTTGCTCCGGCGTGGCTGGTCAGCCGAGTGGGCCAGTATTGTGGTGGACAAAAAATTTATGCTTTGTACCCAACCTGCTACATATTACCCTTGTTTACTATAAGCTAGAGGtgggggagcctttgtatatcagcggccagttcctctcgtTTGGATTAAGAATAGACATCAACTAAAGTAAATtttccctcctaacctaacctacaagccgtgtccttacctacttacctaacgggggaggGGGATAACgtccccctgcaaccccccttccgctgccgtattctaagttagccgaatcatacatataggtggccgctattatacatacaaCCCGAGGTCGGCAGTGTGTTCGAGTTGCAAGAAGATTAAGGGAATATGTACTAACCTAAGGTAACACCCCCTACGTAACCTGAATCAATGTGTTCTTATTTACCGAGTGGGCCATTACCCCGCTTGCCACTCCTTACCTTAGCTAACTTtgaaaaacaaaattcaaaatcGTAATTACCTTTCCACGAAAACAGCGTTTAGGGAAAAAAAGTGGCGAAGATACTTAGATTGTGTAAATAAAAATACCTAAACAGTCGTATCTATAAATGTCAATAGgacatatataaaacaaataaagaatttggttccttaataaataaacaattaacacCAGTTCTTACCTTGTATACCACTATTTTGGCTGCATCGTACTGTCGTACACTTAATTATATTTCCACAAACGATAACACAGAAAACTGACTGTCATTGCTCAGCTTTTCAAACGGTAAACAAAAAACACGGTCAATGTTTGACTCGTAATTACAGAGCCACCCAAAGAAGAAATTTATGAGCGAAGGCGTCATTTTTAGATCATTCTCAATTATCCTTCTCAGGTTTTATTACAATATATTATTAGATTTTTCCATTGTCATTAAATTgggattaattatttattttcgtaACTGATTACCGTTTTTTCTTAGCAAAGGTTTTTGTAATCATGGCTTGTCATCGTCATAttaatccatattttttttctcttctagtaCTGAATGTTCGATCTCCAAATACACACGATAGTACAATTGACAGAAACTTTTTCGTTAATTATCTGATGTACTTCCACACTTAAAATTTTGTTGTGTTTGCTGACTATGATGCATTTTCATTTCAAAGAGGTAATCCAACTTTGGTGTTTCCGTCAACATTAGATACGTTTCATATCGTTACTATGGCAACGAGAGACGCTAAAGTTTTCGATTCTTTGTTTATGTTGTTATAGAAATATGTCGTCAAAGCATGTAATGTATTGTATTGTTTCTATCTATGTGCCAATTGCGACAGCATAAACGACTGTATTTTTCTATTGGCGACAGAGCAAACATGAACTTAGTAAAAGATATTATCTTTAGCTCCTTGCAGCCTTTGAGGAATAATATTCCTCTAAGATACCGAGTATCATGTCTACCTAAAAGAATCTATTTTTCCAACTGCCGAGGAATAGAATAAGTATCACGGATTCACACGGTTGAAAAACTTTATTGATACAGATTGCAAACAATACTTTCCATTTAATTGAATATAGATAACAacaccttatgaaaaaaaaatatttagaaacacCACATCGAATGATTCAACCCGCACAATATAAAACAGTTATAGTCATGATAGGATGTTAAAAAGTTTTATAGCGAATAATTAAACATTTTGAAAGATTAACCACCTTAGAATGAAGTATTTTATCCAAAAAGGTTTAGAAAATTTGGTTTCTAATGTCTGATAATTAATTAAATATCAGGGTTTAGTTTCTCACAAGACACCGTCTTGTAAACCAGTCGTAAACTGTTAGCTACTGTCTCCTGTTGTCTTTTAAATGGGTTGTTATTGATAACAGCTGTCACGTGATTGTTTAGATAAACAGAATTGAGGAACCTCCATGTTGTTGTAGTTTACCTAGCCTTTGTGTCCaaggctcttgcaattctgcagtcCGTAGGTGTTGAGACTAATTTAATTTCAAGGCGAATAAAGgataaaacaagacaaaaaaaactCCAACCTTGCTTCAGATTGGCTTATGCTTTTTAATATCCAGTATTAAACTCTGCTGTTGATAAAGTTCTATTGTTAATGACAGATTATGTTTTACCATTAATAGACTTAATATTGTCGCCTGACTTCTTATAATTATTGAATGTTATTAACAGTTCATTCTTTAGTTGACAGAGTTTAGTATTACGTAATTGTTGATTACCAGTACCTCTGGCAATATGATAGATTTGGCTCCCTTAAATGAGCACTCGATGCCATCTACTGGTGAGCCTCAACACCAGTTAACAGAAAACAGTAAACACAGTTGTTACAAACACTTAAAGGATTAAATGCCCATTACAAATACTGTCATCTCATTTTACTCGAAGTAATTTATACGGTCGTATCTGTAGATGAAAAAGACCTTAGAAATGATCCACGCTGAGGTTGGATTCGTCCGAAAGAGGGTCGTCTATAAACCTGAAGGCTGACGTTCCGTTATCTGTTGTGTCAGCACAGGCGTTTAACAGTAGCGGTTTCCTGTGGACACCGTTTGCTGCTGTGGCGATATTTTCAGTTTTCCGAAGTACCTGGAAAAAAATAgatggggtttatgtatatatatatatatatatatatatatagagagagagagagagagagagagagagagagagagagagagagagagagagagagagagagagagagatttctgatagttttcttgaaACAAGACAATGATTGATTGGAACAAGGGAATCAGAAAAGTAAATTTTAGTCATTATCTTTATAATGATTCTATTTAATGAGATTTTAAGTGAATGGAGAGATATATCAAATGTTTATGAAAGAAGGCAATGATTGATTTGAACAAGGGGATCAGAAGAGAAAtttttagttattatcattatgatgattctCTTTAATATGATTCTAAATCAACGAAACAAATAAGGTATTCATGACTAATTAGAAAATCCACTCGATTACCTCTCTAGGATTGGTGAAATATTTACGAACCCCCAGCGTTTCGGGAACTTCACTTCGCCCAGAAGTGACAGTTCCTCCAGACCTACAAGAGTATGATTCACTCGATGTAGGGGACAGGGGTGCTACCCCCATGTGGAGGGTGCTATCATCTTGAGGGTGGGTTACGTGGTTGGCTTGGGTATTTCCTTCATTTTGGGGGTCACTTCCATCATCAAACGCGTTTTGACCCTGCGGAGGGCCATCCACTAACAAACTGTTATTTGGGGGCGAAAGATCAGTGTCATTATTTATTCCGTGAATGACCTAACTTTTGCTTCTAATGAAAATATGACCtaattttagcttgtaataataatatgaggCCTAACTTTAGCTTCTAATGAAAATGTGACCTAATTTTAGCTTGTAATGAAAATATGAGGCCTAACTTTAGCTTCTAATGAAAATATGACCTAATTTTAGCTTGTAATAAAAATATGAGGCCTAACTTTAGCTTCTAATGAAAATATGACCTAATTTTAGCTTTTAATAAAAATATGAGGCCTAACTTTAGCTTCTAATGAAAATATGACCTAATTTTAGCTTGTAATAAAAATATGAGGCCTAACTTTAGCTTCTAATGAAAATATGAGACCTAGCTTTATCTTGTAAAACAAGTATGATTTGAAAAGTTATAAATGTGTTGCAATATGCATATCAATAGAACAGAAAGTTCTATTTTCTGCAGTGCGTTGCCTTCTGAAATCACATGAAAAAAGTAGAAGGCTGTTACTTAGCATTGAAATATTGGTATGATTATGCATTTACTAGAATATAAAATTAGATTTCCATAAAAACAGAATTTACAGAAAACCATATATATGTTTCTGATGACATTATATTCCTGTTTACGTTTATCAGTGGTGGAGCAGTGTCAGACGAAGGATGTGAtttttttgtgtgttaattttgtatTTATGGACTTAAAGTTTTATAGAacgctatgatatatatatatatatatatatatatatatatatatatatatatatatatatatatatacatatatatatatatatacgtgtgtatgtatatatatatatatatatatatatatatatataatgtgtgtgttaacAAATATGTATTTGCTTATATACTTGGGAACTCAgtaattagatcattatatataagtatatatatatatatatatatatatatatatctatctatctatctatctatctatctatatatatatatatatatatatatatatatatatatatatatatatatatatatatatatatatatatatattatgtgtgttgaCAAATATGTATTtggttatacatacatacttgtgaaCTTGGTAATTAGATcctgatatataagtatatatatctatatctatttatctatctatctatctatatatatatatatatatatatatatatatatatatatatatatatatatatatatatatatatattcatattgagaATGGAATAAGAGAGGGAGACCGCCATATTTTCTAAATTAGTCCCAACGTGCTTAGAagtagtttttaagattttaaactGGGATAATGTAGGAACTATCATTAATGGGGACTAACTTAACATCTCAAGATTTCTTTTCCGTTCATGTTGTTAGAAAATCtgataatttagtttgctctcgtatccatgttgttctttttttctgtctctttggtattcccatcattattctttccagagctctccgagttgtaactagcatatgttgtaaggctttagtaaggtttcaaCTTTTCGGTACAAAAGTTGGTACAGTAGGAtcattgattaaatacttttttttttttttttttttttttttttttttgagagagagagagagagagagagagagagagagagagagagagagagagagagaccgagtagtcatgcaacaaggataagaagaagaagaagaagaggagagagagagagagagaagaagaagagagagagagagagagagagagagagagagagagagagagagagagagaccgagtagttatgcaaAAAGGttaagaaggggagagagagagagagagagagagagagagagagagagagagagagagatgaagaaggagaaagagagaccGAGGAATCATGCaacaaggttaagagagagagagagagagagagagagagagagagagagagagagagagagagagagggagagagagagtgacatttctcttttcataatcaacttttatttaccaaaatttctccatcccatggttatccttttttttatgtcctggggaaacgcttactgtctgtccaagTACGTTGATTAAAtttctctcagcattttcattggacattagcttagttttactcatattcagattcattcctacttttctgctttctctgttcgaAGCTTCTATCAAGTTTTGTCATTCCTCCTAGgatttactattttatatatatatatatatatatatatatatatatatatatatatatatatataatatatatatatatatatatgtatatatatatatatgtgtatatatatatatatatatatatatatatatatatatatgtatatatatatatatatatatatctatgtatatatatgtatgtgtatatatatatatatatttatatatatgtatatatatgtgtatatatatatatgtatatatatatatatatctatgtatatatatatatatatatatataccgtacacatatatatagatagatatagctatagacagatagataggtaggtattcccatatatatatatatatatatatatatatatatatatatatatatttatttatttattatgtacatacatacatacatacatacatacatacatacatacatacatacagatagatagataaatgaaaacatGCCTACACATTAACCTTAATAACATTTTACAACTTACTCTGAAATGAATGCAGCCTTTTCGTTCGGCGGAAACTCCAAATCTTTTGAGTACTCAAGAGAATCACATCTTATTCTTGCACCATCAGCGCAATTTAACCGTTCTTCGTCTTTTGCATTATTTCCCGTTTCTCTTTTCATACACTCCTTCTCTTCCTTTCTTCTATTAACCATTTCTCTTCCTCTCCCacctctttcttctcctcctcctcctcctcctcctcctcctcctcctcctcctatattTTTCCTTACTGCGCTTCCCTCCCGTGTTTTTCTCCGCCACTCTTGTTCTTCTCTATTTTCGTCGTCCCTTAGAAAACCTTCTCTCGTTCTTCTCCGCCACTCTTCTTCTCGCTTTTCGTTTCCCTCTTTTCCTACGTCTTCTCCCTCTCTTCTCCTCCTGGTCGTGTCATTTCTGCAAGACGCCGCCACGAACGAATGGGAGATGAAATGTTGTTTGTAGAAACACGGGACGAAAGTAATGAGGAACGTCCTTCGAaactggaaattaataataataataataataataataataataatgatgaggaggagaatattgatgatgataataataatgatagtaatcattatgattatattaataataattatgataattataataatgattataattgtaatgattatgattataacaataattataattgtaatgataattgtaataacaattataattataataataattataattataattatttttataataataattataataataatgattataatatttgttataattatattgataattttaattataatcattttaattataataataattataagtataataattataataataattataattgtaatgatgattataattatagttataattataattacaataataattatgattataataattattattataataattataattataataattataattataataatgatgatgataataataataataataataataataataataataataataataataatacctcgaaTTTGTAACATCAATCGTATTTAGAGAATTATTATTTGTAGTATAAGATTTCAACTTTTAAGAAGGAAACTTCTTTGTAAGAGTAGAAATCTGGAGactgtttatattaaaaaaactggATTTGTGAATGCAAATCAGTTGATGTAAAATTTCATATATCAATTTATGACgaattcaatgaaaataaattagTAGATTTATACATCTAGAGTGAAAAATACAAATCTCAGAGTTTATTTATTGTAAAAAATACTTCATTTGTAAATGCAACTCGAATGATGTAAAATTTCGTACATCCATGTATGACGCATTCAGTGAAAAATGTAGATTTATCCATTTACAGTGAAAAGTACTAATCTGTGTGACACTCTTGTAAAAAGAATAGTGCATTTTTAATGTAacttacattatataaaatttcgTATATTAATATATAACGTACTAATCTGTGTGACACTCTTGTAAAAAGAATAGTGCATTTTTAATGTAacttacattatataaaatttcgTATATTAATATATAACGTACTAATCTGTGTGACACTCTTGTAAAAAGAATAGTGCATTTTTAATGTAacttacattatataaaatttcgTATATTAATATATAACGTACTAATCTGTGTGACACTCTTGTAAAAAGAATAGTGCATTTTTAATGTAacttacattatataaaatttcgTATATTAATATATAACGTACTAATCTGTGTGACACTTGTAAAAAGAATAGTGCATTTTTAATATAacttaaattatataaaatttcgtATATTAATATATAACGTACTAATCTGTGTGACTCTTGTAAAAAGAATAGTGCATTTTTAACTTaacttaaaaaattatataaaatttcgtatattaatatataacttACTAATCTGTGTGACACTCTTGTAAAAAGAATAGTGCATTTTTAATGTAacttaaattatataaaatttcgtATATTAATATATAACGACGTCAGTGAAAATAATCAATTTATCCATCTAGAGTAAAAGTCACAATAAATTTACCATAGACTTCCGAGGGTTAATCTCCCCCTTCAAGTTTTTCGTATAAAATCCATTTAATAGACCAACCTTCCTGgttctggttcctggttcctggttccttattgctcactccgcaaagtaagtttgcgggcactctatctctttatagataggtgcaaagcttctaagcttattcttattattgttattaagtttatatcatctgtgccttaaataaattaatatcataatgaggttctcaatctttacttttattcccttctactttgaaattggatatgataacaccttgctatcatcagttttggcaacctgttgtggtaatcagtttgggcttcttaaactcttcttttatattcattgccctatctataaatgcagccagatccctgctaggatttttcagcatacctaaacttatttctacattctttagctgttctaaccTTATCAGAGAACGCGCAATATAGCAGGAAATTCGCGGCTGCGTTTGACGGCATTCAGAAGGTTGAAGATGTGCCCAGACCTCTCATGATGGCGTATGCGGCTGAGGCNNNNNNNNNNNNNNNNNNNNNNNNNNNNNNNNNNNNNNNNNNNNNNNNNNNNNNNNNNNNNNNNNNNNNNNNNNNNNNNNNNNNNNNNNNNNNNNNNNNNNNNNNNNNNNNNNNNNNNNNNNNNNNNNNNNNNNNNNNNNNNNNNNNNNNNNNNNNNNNNNNNNNNNNNNNNNNNNNNNNNNNNNNNNNNNNNNNNNNNNNNNNNNNNNNNNNNNNNNNNNNNNNNNNNNNNNNNNNNNNNNNNNNNNNNNNNNNNNNNNNNNNNNNNNNNNNNNNNNNNNNNNNNNNNNNNNNNNNNNNNNNNNNNNNNNNNNNNNNNNNNNNNNNNNNNNNNNNNNNNNNNNNNNNNNNNNNNNNNNNNNNNNNNNNNNNNNNNNNNNNNNNNNNNNNNNNNNNNNNNNNNNNNNNNNNNNNNNNNNNNNNNNNNNNNNNNNNNNNNNNNNNNNNNNNNNNNNNNNNNNNNNNNNNNNNNNNNNNNNNNNNNNNNNNNNNNNNNNNNNCTTCGACCTACAATACCTTTTCTTTGTCCTGGTCAAGAAGAGCTCGTTTCTTACGTTTAAATGTAGTCCCTTCTCCTTCTACCACTCACATAAAGTACCTGAATTTTCCCTTCTATTCAGACTTACACGCACCCCCACAGTATACACCCCACTTCTATCTATCCCCCACAAAGAATCCCCTACCGCTTAACCCcccattttccttattttctttacccTATTTTCCTTATCTAATGTTTCAGAGTTACACAACCAACCCTATACCTACCCTCCATTCGCCTTAGAAATGTATCCCGGACTTTCCATCCTAACTATCTCCTAATCTTCTACATTACTTGATATCCCTCTCCCCCCCCACTCCCCTCCCCCGCACCCCAACCCCCAATTGTGCATCCAACCTTGAAGGTGTGCTTCAAATTGGCTGACCACAAATTGGAATAATACTTGGTTTCTTCAGTGTGACTGTGAGGATGACTTCAGCTTTAAATTAGGGAGAAGTAGATTTGCAGTCTGTTTCAAGATCCTTGTTCGCTGCTGGGTTGTAAGCAATCCCGTTCTGGActcgtgtactctctctctctctctctctctctctctctctctctctctctcttaacagctTTCAATTTATATTGGTAAGACAATCAAATTTAATCCGTATGTAAGAAAAGGAACAATGTCGAAGGAGATTTATTAAAATTTACAATGCATCCGTTAGGTTTAAACCGGTGAATTATTTAGTGATTTTCTCGTTACTTGAGACGGTTTATTTAAAgtgaaaatagtaaagaaaaaattatatccaaCAGACGTGCGTGATTCCTACTCTTGCAAATTGTTTCAATCCATGAATAGTTAAAGATGGAGGTCCTCGGATTATATAAACCACTTGTTAAatcttttcattttaatattcattttttcctgATTGGTAAACAaccatctatttatttttctttccgaaaaTTATTGTTCTAATAATACCACTTTATTGTGCTCTCTTTTTTGTGCTTTGGCTATTACTCTCTTTAAATTCTCTTTGAAAGTTTAATTGCTTGCATTTCCCTCATTGTTTATCTTTCTTCTTTTTACCTTCGTCCTTTTTTATCAAAACTTCTGCTTTCTACTTTTTCCCCCCTCTCTCCTGTGATGATTTCTTTGTATTCCTTTCACCTCATAAAAGGTATATCAATTTTTGTTTGAGCCATTTATAATCTTCatgttttatttaacttttttttgtaattttgtttcAATTGAAATATCTTCAAGCTATTTTTATCTttctgttatatttatattttgtcatattgttcttttttatttatctatttaaacaATCTTTCAATATATTTAGTATGTTTTTCTTGTAGTGAATCCAGAAAGAAATGTTTCCTTTTTACAAGTATCATTCAATTTCCATCAAATTAAATTCGAACTTTCCCTTTGTCaggggaaaataagaaaaaaagtagaaTTCTTTCATTTCCTAATTCCTCTTCGGACCTACAACACCTTTTCTTCTCCTGGTCCAAGGAGAGCTCGTTCTTTACGTTTATATGTAGTCCCTTCTCCTTCTACCACTCACATAAAGTACCAAAATTTCCCCctctattcacacacacgcaccccaCAGTATACACCCCACTCTATTTTATCCCCCACAAAGAATCCCCTACCGCTTAATccccatttttccttattttcttt is from Palaemon carinicauda isolate YSFRI2023 chromosome 13, ASM3689809v2, whole genome shotgun sequence and encodes:
- the LOC137651777 gene encoding uncharacterized protein, translating into MVNRRKEEKECMKRETGNNAKDEERLNCADGARIRCDSLEYSKDLEFPPNEKAAFISDLLVDGPPQGQNAFDDGSDPQNEGNTQANHVTHPQDDSTLHMGVAPLSPTSSESYSCRSGGTVTSGRSEVPETLGVRKYFTNPREVLRKTENIATAANGVHRKPLLLNACADTTDNGTSAFRFIDDPLSDESNLSVDHF